The following coding sequences lie in one Haematobia irritans isolate KBUSLIRL chromosome 3, ASM5000362v1, whole genome shotgun sequence genomic window:
- the LOC142230905 gene encoding uncharacterized protein LOC142230905, giving the protein MKDFFEHIKYKHGLETTATLKKYCNTIERLAKQTQRSKFLQQCRRFGILPSHISNSTKNIKALFKLQKTKTEAEKAEYNFQCKILNIEIKETHTNIRTTKKDLEKIEKEMGNTLNETELTEFKKNQWNRYRHIKQKTKSTHTSKLERLRSNQFNKLGFKYNNDWFINNTDVKFTRENKWILSMGKKFALPVNKYNFAPIPLIADIEQWIQTKKDETEKEILRSKIAGRISNYKRRLNNNEREKFIRAIYEETRKYIRQYKDEIMITTADKGNKTVIMYKDEYTRKMTLLLEDKSTYRRIRENPTEKLQKKNNNLIKDLHKNNWITKWEKIKLTTNAAEAPELYGLPKIHKEGTPLRPISSSLKVPCYNLAQHIGQIIKNATSPIYNIKNSGQLKGKLENIKLDKDDILVSFDVVSLFTNIPTHLAIRNILDKWETLQNHTTIPKRKFLELLQFCLIDNNYFTFKETIYHQTYGMPMGNPLSPTIADIVLDKLLDDVTNELKHSNIEFKILVKYVDDIFAIIKKPHLETILKLLNSYHNKIKFTVEIEEDNRLPYLDMTIIRDNNKIITDWYTKKTASGRMISYFSTQPKSMKINTAKNLIKKVVYLSDKSFMENNIQKVTNILLKNNFPIATIKSIIKNCTEKENPRCLQEPKKTFYSVPYIPQLTDSNILKSIINDNTTTIAYKSNETLRAIFSREKKKTKKLKQNNVVYEVTCIGKEGEKCNKVYVGTTRRMLAVRMSEHEADINKGKQSTALAQHVKEYGHIADLKNVKILDKEKIENKRYTLESLRIQERIKTCINTKEDKDNTKLHYSVAIV; this is encoded by the coding sequence ATGAAGGATTTCTTCGAGCACATAAAATACAAACATGGTTTGGAAACAACagcaacattaaaaaaatattgcaacacAATAGAACGGTTAGCAAAACAGACACAAAGATCAAAGTTTttacaacaatgtagaagatttGGTATATTACCATCACACATCTCAAACTCCACGAAAAATATCAAAGCTTTATTTAAgctccaaaaaacaaaaacagaagcAGAGAAAGCAGAGTATAATTTTCAATGCAAGATtttgaacatagaaataaaagagacACACACAAATATAAGGACAACAAAGAAAGATTTAGAGAAAATAGAAAAGGAAATGGGAAATACACTGAACGAAACAGAACTGACAGAATTCAAGAAAAATCAATGGAACAGATATAgacatataaaacaaaaaacaaaatcaacacATACATCCAAATTGGAACGGTTAAGGAGCAACCAGTTCAATAAATTAGGATTTAAGTACAACAATGACTGGTTTATAAACAACACGGATGTAAAATTTACGAGAGAAAACAAATGGATCCTTTCGATGGGGAAGAAATTTGCGTTACCGGTAAACAAGTATAATTTCGCTCCAATACCATTGATAGCTGACATTGAACAGTGGATACAAACAAAAAAGGATGAAACAGAAAAAGAAATATTAAGATCAAAAATTGCAGGCAGAATTTCTAATTATAAACGAAGGCTAAATAATAATGAACGAGAGAAATTCATTAGAGCAATATATGAAGAAACTCGAAAGTACATCAGACAATATAAGGACGAAATAATGATTACTACAGCGGATAAAGGCAACAAAACCGTTATCATGTACAAGGATGAATACACCAGAAAAATGACACTACTTCTAGAGGATAAATCTACTTATAGAAGAATTAGGGAAAATCCTACTGAAAaactacaaaagaaaaacaacaacttaATAAAAGACCTGCACAAGAACAATTGGATAACAAAGtgggagaaaataaaattaacaacaaaTGCCGCTGAAGCTCCAGAATTGTATGGCCTTCCGAAGATCCACAAAGAAGGTACTCCACTAAGGCCAATATCATCGTCGCTTAAAGTTCCTTGCTACAACTTAGCACAACATATtggacaaattattaaaaacgcAACTTCGCCCATCTATAACATAAAGAACTCCGGACAATTAAAaggaaaattagaaaatataaagTTGGATAAGGACGATATTTTAGTTTCTTTTGACGTGGTATCATTATTTACTAATATACCTACACACTTAGCAATAAGGAATATACTTGACAAATGGGAAACCTTGCAGAACCATACGACGATTCCAAAAAGGAAATTTCTGGAACTACTCCAATTTTGTCTAATAGACAACAACTATTTCACATTTAAGGAAACAATTTACCATCAAACATATGGTATGCCAATGGGCAATCCCCTTTCACCAACGATAGCAGATATCGTACTGGACAAATTATTAGATGACGTCactaatgaactaaaacataGTAATATTGAATTCAAAATTCTAGTGAAATATGTGGATGATATTTTCGCAATTATTAAAAAACCACACCTAGAAACAATATTGAAGCTATTAAATTCATAccacaacaaaattaaatttacagtTGAAATAGAAGAAGATAACAGATTGCCCTATTTAGATATGACGATCATCagagataataataaaattataaccgaTTGGTATACGAAAAAAACGGCATCAGGACGAATGATAAGTTATTTTTCTACTCAACCAAAATCAATGAAAATCAACACGGCGAAAAACCTAATAAAGAAAGTAGTTTACCTGAGTGACAAGTCATTCATGGAAAACAATATACAAAAAGTTACAAATATTTTACTGAAGAATAATTTCCCAATCGccacaataaaatcaataattAAAAACTGTACGGAAAAAGAGAATCCAAGATGTCTTCAAGAaccgaaaaaaactttttacagtGTACCATACATACCGCAACTGACCGATTCTAATATACTAAAAAGCATAATAAACGacaatacaacaacaatagCTTACAAGTCCAATGAAACACTGCGTGCAATATTTTCAAGAGAAaagaaaaagacaaaaaaactaaaacaaaacaatGTGGTATATGAAGTTACATGTATAGGCAAAGAAGGGGAGAAGTGTAACAAAGTTTATGTGGGTACCACTCGCAGAATGCTTGCCGTTAGAATGAGTGAACATGAAGCAGACATAAACAAAGGAAAACAAAGCACAGCTTTGGCACAACATGTAAAAGAGTATGGCCACATTGCAGATTTGAAGAATGTAAAAATATTGGACAAAGAGAAGATCGAAAATAAGAGATATACACTAGAGAGCCTACGTATacaagagagaataaaaacttgCATTAACACAAAGGAGGATAAAGACAATACAAAGCTACATTATTCAGTTGCAATAGTTTAA